A single window of Rana temporaria chromosome 1, aRanTem1.1, whole genome shotgun sequence DNA harbors:
- the VPS29 gene encoding vacuolar protein sorting-associated protein 29 isoform X2 translates to MLVLVLGDLHIPHRCNSLPAKFKKLLVPGKIQHILCTGNLCTKESYDYLKTLAGDVHIVRGDFDENLNYPEQKVVTVGQFKIGLIHGHQVIPWGDMASLALLQRQLDVDIMVSGHTQKFEAFEHENKFYINPGSATGAYSALECNIIPSFVLMDIQASTVVTYVYQLIGDDVKVERIEYKKS, encoded by the exons ATG TTGGTCTTGGTGTTAGGAGATCTACATATCCCACATCGATGTAATAGTTTGccagcaaaatttaaaaaattgcttgTGCCTGGCAAGATCCAGCATATTTTATGCACTGGGAATCTCTGTACCAAGGAGAGCTATGACTACCTCAAGACACTGGCCGGGGATGTTCACATCGTCCGAGGAGACTTTGATGAG AACCTAAACTACCCAGAACAAAAAGTGGTCACAGTTGGGCAGTTCAAAATTGGCTTAATCCATGGCCACCAGGTCATTCCTTGGGGTGACATGGCTAGCCTGGCACTATTGCAGCGGCAACTTGATGTAGACATAATGGTTTCCGGACATACACAGAAATTTGAAGCCTTTGAGCATGAAAACAAGTTTTATATTAACCCTGGATCTGCAACAGGAGCCTACAGTGCTTTAGAATG CAACATTATTCCTTCCTTTGTACTCATGGATATCCAGGCATCAACAGTAGTCACCTACGTGTACCAGTTAATTGGGGATGATGTGAAAGTAGAGAGAATTGAGTACAAGAAGTCCTGA
- the VPS29 gene encoding vacuolar protein sorting-associated protein 29 isoform X1, translating into MPGHRLVLVLGDLHIPHRCNSLPAKFKKLLVPGKIQHILCTGNLCTKESYDYLKTLAGDVHIVRGDFDENLNYPEQKVVTVGQFKIGLIHGHQVIPWGDMASLALLQRQLDVDIMVSGHTQKFEAFEHENKFYINPGSATGAYSALECNIIPSFVLMDIQASTVVTYVYQLIGDDVKVERIEYKKS; encoded by the exons ATG CCTGGGCACAGA TTGGTCTTGGTGTTAGGAGATCTACATATCCCACATCGATGTAATAGTTTGccagcaaaatttaaaaaattgcttgTGCCTGGCAAGATCCAGCATATTTTATGCACTGGGAATCTCTGTACCAAGGAGAGCTATGACTACCTCAAGACACTGGCCGGGGATGTTCACATCGTCCGAGGAGACTTTGATGAG AACCTAAACTACCCAGAACAAAAAGTGGTCACAGTTGGGCAGTTCAAAATTGGCTTAATCCATGGCCACCAGGTCATTCCTTGGGGTGACATGGCTAGCCTGGCACTATTGCAGCGGCAACTTGATGTAGACATAATGGTTTCCGGACATACACAGAAATTTGAAGCCTTTGAGCATGAAAACAAGTTTTATATTAACCCTGGATCTGCAACAGGAGCCTACAGTGCTTTAGAATG CAACATTATTCCTTCCTTTGTACTCATGGATATCCAGGCATCAACAGTAGTCACCTACGTGTACCAGTTAATTGGGGATGATGTGAAAGTAGAGAGAATTGAGTACAAGAAGTCCTGA